A genomic region of Raphanus sativus cultivar WK10039 chromosome 6, ASM80110v3, whole genome shotgun sequence contains the following coding sequences:
- the LOC108807722 gene encoding U-box domain-containing protein 34-like, translated as MKIKGSQHALKWAADHLVFKGQTIILLHVLQEQTIVHRDLKPGNVLIYQNYLSKLVPEVAENVTQCHVTTTAGTLYHIDPEYQQAGMLGVNYQQAVMLGVKPDVYSFGILLLELLTAKRPTSLAYNVEQAMDQGTFKDMLDSAVHKWQALSLAKVALKYAQLSRKDRPDLGK; from the coding sequence ATGAAGATAAAAGGAAGCCAACATGCTCTCAAATGGGCAGCTGATCATCTTGTCTTCAAAGGACAAACTATCATCCTCCTCCATGTTCTTCAAGAACAAACAATAGTGCACCGTGATCTGAAACCAGGAAACGTTTTGATTTACCAGAACTACCTAAGCAAACTAGTCCCTGAAGTTGCAGAAAACGTCACTCAGTGCCATGTCACGACAACTGCTGGTACTTTATACCATATTGACCCGGAGTACCAACAAGCAGGAATGCTTGGTGTGAATTACCAACAAGCAGTAATGCTTGGTGTGAAGCCAGATGTCTACTCCTTTGGTATCTTGCTTCTCGAGCTGCTCACAGCGAAAAGACCTACTAGTTTGGCTTATAACGTTGAGCAAGCGATGGACCAAGGGACATTCAAGGATATGTTAGACTCAGCAGTTCATAAATGGCAAGCTTTGTCTTTGGCAAAGGTTGCGCTTAAATATGCACAGCTGAGTAGGAAAGACCGACCAGACCTAGGGAAATAA